Proteins found in one Aquibium microcysteis genomic segment:
- the xseA gene encoding exodeoxyribonuclease VII large subunit, which translates to MTDLFASDSPSNAAEFTVSEISNALKRTVEDAFGNVRVRGEISGYRGPHSSGHAYFALKDDRARIEAVIWKGTFRGLRFRPEEGMEVIAQGRLTTYPGSSKYQIVIESLEPAGAGALMALLEERRRRLAAEGLFDATRKRPLPFMPRVIGVVTSPTGAVIRDIIHRISDRFPLHVLVWPVRVQGETTGAEVSAAVTGFNALPAGGPIPRPDVLIVARGGGSLEDLWGFNDEAIVRAVAASRIPVISAVGHETDWTLIDHAADVRAPTPTGAAEMAVPVKADLEATLAALGARLRNGEVRGIDRKRQALRAAARALPSADQLLALPRRRFDEAAARLDRCLDVGLERKRARFERLRLTPATLSRRIAEATRLIDRLGTRLPAAHLALRRDRLHRLGRADARLGLEPLLRRMSACGDRVTNLARRADRAADVRLARLADRLAQAGRLNASLSYKAVLERGFVVVHDAAGAPVKRAAGLSPGDQVTLQFADASTSALIAGDGAPPKPRPRPAKAGGGGQGSLF; encoded by the coding sequence ATGACCGACCTCTTCGCCAGCGATTCCCCCTCCAACGCCGCCGAATTCACGGTGTCGGAGATCTCCAATGCCCTGAAGCGCACGGTGGAGGATGCCTTCGGCAACGTGCGCGTGCGAGGCGAAATTTCCGGCTATCGCGGGCCCCATTCGTCGGGCCACGCCTATTTCGCGCTGAAGGACGACCGCGCGCGGATCGAGGCGGTGATCTGGAAGGGCACGTTCCGGGGCCTGCGCTTCCGGCCCGAGGAGGGCATGGAAGTGATCGCGCAGGGGCGGCTCACCACCTATCCGGGCTCGTCCAAGTACCAGATCGTCATCGAGAGCCTGGAGCCCGCCGGCGCCGGCGCGCTGATGGCGCTGCTGGAGGAGCGCCGCCGCCGGCTGGCCGCCGAGGGCCTGTTCGACGCCACGCGCAAGCGGCCGCTGCCCTTCATGCCCAGGGTCATCGGTGTGGTCACCTCGCCCACCGGCGCCGTCATCCGCGACATCATCCACCGCATCTCCGACCGCTTTCCGCTGCACGTGCTGGTCTGGCCCGTGCGCGTCCAGGGCGAGACGACGGGCGCGGAGGTGTCGGCGGCGGTGACCGGCTTCAACGCCCTGCCCGCGGGCGGGCCGATCCCCCGGCCCGACGTCCTGATCGTGGCGCGCGGCGGCGGCAGCCTGGAGGACCTCTGGGGCTTCAACGACGAGGCCATCGTGCGCGCGGTGGCCGCCTCGCGGATCCCGGTGATCTCGGCCGTCGGCCACGAGACCGACTGGACCCTGATCGACCATGCCGCCGACGTACGGGCTCCGACGCCGACGGGTGCGGCGGAAATGGCCGTCCCGGTGAAGGCCGATCTCGAGGCGACGCTCGCCGCCCTCGGCGCACGGCTGCGGAACGGCGAGGTGCGCGGCATCGACCGCAAGCGTCAGGCGCTGCGCGCCGCCGCCCGTGCCCTTCCCTCCGCCGACCAGCTGCTCGCGCTGCCGCGCCGCCGTTTCGACGAGGCCGCCGCCCGGCTCGACCGCTGTCTCGACGTCGGGCTGGAGCGCAAGCGCGCCCGCTTCGAGCGGCTGCGGCTGACGCCGGCGACGCTGTCGCGCCGGATCGCCGAGGCGACGCGCCTGATCGACCGGCTCGGCACCCGCCTGCCGGCCGCCCACCTCGCGCTGCGCCGCGACCGCCTGCACCGGCTCGGCCGCGCCGATGCGCGGCTCGGCCTCGAGCCGCTCCTGCGCCGGATGTCGGCCTGCGGCGACCGCGTCACGAACCTCGCCCGCCGCGCCGACCGCGCCGCCGACGTCCGCCTCGCCCGGCTGGCCGACCGGCTGGCACAGGCCGGCCGCCTCAATGCCTCGCTGTCCTACAAGGCAGTGCTGGAGCGCGGCTTCGTCGTCGTCCACGACGCCGCCGGCGCCCCGGTGAAGCGTGCAGCCGGCCTGTCCCCCGGCGATCAGGTGACGCTGCAGTTCGCCGACGCCTCCACCAGCGCCCTCATCGCCGGCGACGGCGCCCCCCCCAAACCGCGCCCCCGTCCGGCAAAGGCAGGCGGCGGCGGTCAGGGGTCGCTGTTCTGA
- a CDS encoding DUF1127 domain-containing protein — translation MSILKNYRNWRRFRSAIDELSRLSNRELDDIGITRADIPHVARRGR, via the coding sequence ATGAGCATCCTGAAGAACTACCGCAACTGGCGCCGTTTCCGCAGCGCGATCGACGAGCTGTCGCGCCTGTCCAACCGCGAGCTGGACGACATCGGCATCACCCGCGCCGACATCCCGCACGTCGCGCGCCGCGGCCGCTGA